The Kitasatospora setae KM-6054 genome contains a region encoding:
- a CDS encoding glycoside hydrolase family 48 protein yields the protein MSSPPLNRAPRRRVSAATAALTLLAAGLSTAVAVPASAAVVQCSVDYTTNDWGSGFTANVAINNKGAAAINGWTLTYSYAGNQTLSGSGWNGTWSQSGKNVTVVAPAWASTIAAGGSATAGANFSYSGSNAAPTGFAVNGTSCTGAHAAPTTALTSPAPGANYQAGAAIPLSATASAADGASISKVEFYDNTTLIGTATAAPYAFSWTGAASGSHSVYAKAYDSLGASSESTPAGITVAAGPAISATPLTLSVNQGKTGGFALKLTSQPSANVTVTTTRTAGNTGLSVSSGGTLTFTPSNWSTPQTVTLTADAASTGSATFTSSATGYTSSAVTVTELAVASGVYNDRFLQLYNKIKDPANGYFSPEGIPYHSVETLLVEAPDQGHETTSEAYSYLIWLEAQYGRVTKDWSKFNAAWTLMETYMIPGHADQPTNSFYNASKPATYAPERPLPSDYPAALDTSITAGSDPIAGELKSAYGTDDIYGMHWLQDVDNVYGYGNAPGKCEAGPADTGPSFINTYQRGAQESVFETIPQPTCDNFKYGGKNGYLDLFVKDNSYAKQWKYTDAPDADARAIQAAYWADTWAKAQGNGTQVAGTVAKAGKMGDYLRYAFFDKYFKQIGNCVGASACAAGSGKSSEHYLLSWYYAWGGATDTSAGWSWRIGDSAAHGGYQNPMAAYALVNDPAMAPKSTTGKSDWSTSMGRQVEFTQWLQSNEGAIAGGATNSWEGNYGTPPAGTPTFYGMFYDEAPVYHDPPSNQWFGFQAWGLERMAEYYYSSGDAKAKAILDKWVTWALSQTTFTADGGYQIPSTLAWSGKPDTWNAASPGANTGLHVSVVDYTKDVGVAGSYAKLLAYYAAKSGNAAARTAAQKLLDGMWANSQDALGISIPETRADYSRFNDSVSVPSGWTGTMPNGDPINGSSTFLSIRSWYRNDPSFAKVQAYLNGGAAPTFTYHRFWAQADIATAMATYGELFGG from the coding sequence ATGTCGTCTCCACCGCTCAACCGAGCCCCCCGCCGCCGGGTCTCGGCGGCCACCGCCGCGCTCACGCTGCTGGCCGCCGGCCTGTCGACCGCGGTCGCCGTCCCGGCGTCCGCCGCCGTCGTCCAGTGTTCCGTCGACTACACGACGAACGACTGGGGCAGCGGCTTCACCGCCAACGTGGCGATCAACAACAAGGGCGCCGCCGCGATCAACGGCTGGACGCTGACCTACTCCTACGCGGGCAACCAGACCCTGTCCGGCTCCGGTTGGAACGGCACCTGGAGCCAGTCCGGCAAGAACGTCACGGTCGTCGCCCCGGCCTGGGCGAGCACCATCGCGGCGGGCGGTTCGGCCACCGCCGGTGCCAACTTCTCGTACAGCGGCAGCAATGCGGCGCCGACCGGGTTCGCGGTCAACGGCACCAGTTGCACGGGGGCGCACGCGGCTCCGACGACCGCCCTGACCAGCCCGGCGCCGGGTGCCAACTACCAGGCGGGGGCGGCGATTCCGCTGTCGGCGACGGCTTCGGCGGCGGACGGCGCGAGCATCAGCAAGGTCGAGTTCTACGACAACACCACGCTGATCGGCACCGCGACCGCCGCGCCGTACGCCTTCAGTTGGACGGGTGCGGCGAGCGGCAGCCACTCGGTCTACGCGAAGGCGTATGACAGCCTGGGCGCGAGCAGTGAGTCGACCCCGGCGGGCATCACGGTGGCGGCGGGGCCGGCGATCAGCGCGACGCCGTTGACGCTGTCGGTGAACCAGGGCAAGACCGGCGGCTTCGCGCTGAAGCTGACCAGCCAGCCGAGCGCGAACGTCACGGTCACCACCACCCGCACCGCGGGCAACACCGGGCTGTCGGTCAGTTCGGGCGGGACGCTGACCTTCACCCCGAGCAACTGGTCGACGCCGCAGACCGTCACGCTCACCGCCGACGCCGCCTCCACCGGTTCGGCGACCTTCACCTCCAGCGCGACGGGGTACACCTCCTCGGCGGTGACGGTGACCGAGCTGGCCGTCGCCTCGGGCGTGTACAACGACCGGTTCCTGCAGCTGTACAACAAGATCAAGGACCCGGCGAACGGCTACTTCTCGCCGGAGGGCATCCCGTACCACTCGGTGGAGACCCTGCTGGTCGAGGCCCCGGACCAGGGGCACGAGACCACCTCGGAGGCGTACTCGTACCTGATCTGGCTGGAGGCCCAGTACGGGCGGGTGACCAAGGACTGGTCGAAGTTCAACGCGGCGTGGACGCTCATGGAGACGTACATGATCCCGGGGCACGCCGACCAGCCGACCAACTCGTTCTACAACGCCTCGAAGCCGGCCACCTACGCGCCCGAGCGCCCGCTGCCGAGCGACTACCCGGCGGCGCTGGACACCTCGATCACCGCGGGCAGCGACCCGATCGCCGGTGAGCTGAAGAGCGCGTACGGCACCGACGACATCTACGGCATGCACTGGCTGCAGGACGTCGACAACGTCTACGGCTACGGCAACGCGCCCGGCAAGTGCGAGGCGGGCCCGGCCGACACCGGCCCGTCGTTCATCAACACCTACCAGCGCGGCGCGCAGGAGTCGGTGTTCGAGACCATCCCGCAGCCGACCTGCGACAACTTCAAGTACGGCGGCAAGAACGGCTACCTGGACCTGTTCGTCAAGGACAACTCGTACGCCAAGCAGTGGAAGTACACCGACGCGCCGGACGCCGACGCGCGCGCCATCCAGGCCGCGTACTGGGCCGACACCTGGGCCAAGGCGCAGGGCAACGGCACCCAGGTGGCCGGCACGGTGGCCAAGGCCGGCAAGATGGGCGACTACCTGCGGTACGCGTTCTTCGACAAGTACTTCAAGCAGATCGGCAACTGCGTCGGGGCGAGCGCCTGCGCGGCTGGCAGCGGCAAGAGCTCCGAGCACTACCTGCTGTCCTGGTACTACGCCTGGGGCGGTGCCACCGACACCTCGGCCGGCTGGTCCTGGCGGATCGGCGACAGCGCGGCGCACGGCGGCTACCAGAACCCGATGGCCGCGTACGCGCTGGTCAACGACCCGGCGATGGCCCCGAAGTCGACCACCGGCAAGTCCGACTGGTCCACCTCGATGGGCCGCCAGGTCGAGTTCACCCAGTGGCTGCAGTCCAACGAGGGCGCGATCGCGGGCGGCGCGACCAACAGCTGGGAGGGGAACTACGGGACGCCGCCGGCCGGCACCCCGACCTTCTACGGGATGTTCTACGACGAGGCGCCGGTCTACCACGACCCGCCGTCCAACCAGTGGTTCGGCTTCCAGGCCTGGGGCCTGGAGCGGATGGCCGAGTACTACTACTCCAGCGGTGACGCCAAGGCCAAGGCCATCCTGGACAAGTGGGTGACCTGGGCGCTGTCCCAGACCACCTTCACCGCGGACGGCGGCTACCAGATCCCGTCCACGCTGGCCTGGAGCGGCAAGCCGGACACCTGGAACGCGGCCTCCCCGGGCGCCAACACCGGCCTGCACGTGAGCGTCGTCGACTACACCAAGGACGTCGGCGTGGCCGGCTCCTACGCCAAGCTGCTGGCCTACTACGCGGCCAAGTCCGGCAACGCGGCGGCCAGGACCGCGGCGCAGAAGCTGCTGGACGGCATGTGGGCCAACAGCCAGGACGCGCTGGGCATCTCGATCCCGGAGACCCGCGCCGACTACAGCCGCTTCAACGACTCGGTCTCGGTGCCGAGCGGCTGGACCGGCACCATGCCCAACGGCGACCCGATCAACGGCAGTTCGACCTTCCTGTCGATCCGCTCCTGGTACAGGAACGACCCGTCGTTCGCGAAGGTCCAGGCGTACCTGAACGGCGGCGCGGCGCCGACCTTCACCTACCACCGCTTCTGGGCGCAGGCCGACATCGCCACGGCGATGGCGACCTACGGGGAGCTGTTCGGCGGCTGA
- a CDS encoding S8 family peptidase: protein MSVPRIRRSALTAACLVLATAGALALPATAANAAPADGPLLSYVVNTKANHGQTQKAEREIRAAGGTVVASYERIGVVIAHSADPGFAATLRASKAIDSVGASRTAGILAADVEDTVQEAAVPAAVPADGSEPLWANQWDMRQIGVDRAHRTTLGSRSVVVGVLDAGVDATHEDLAANVDPALSASCLGGSPDTSWQSWQPTSSDHGTHVAGTIAAAKNGKGIEGIAPGVRLAAVKVVDDGGFIYPEYAICGFVWAAEHHFQVTNNSYYVDPWMFNCADDPDQAAISEAVRRAVDYSRRNGVLNVAAAGNENIDLAHKTVDVSSPDDTTPVERPINENCLDLPAELPGVVAVSSVGFKGDKSYYSSYGLNKVAVAAPGGDARYQLPDTPDRNGRVLSTVRGNKYAYMQGTSMAAPHAAGVAALLASTHPWAGPDQLRALLLKQADAHACPTGVYNPGGTGAFTATCEGPDANNGFYGTGVVSAAKAADWWRN from the coding sequence ATGAGCGTTCCCCGGATCCGCCGTTCCGCACTCACCGCGGCCTGTCTCGTCCTCGCGACGGCCGGCGCACTGGCCCTGCCCGCCACGGCGGCGAACGCCGCCCCCGCCGACGGCCCGCTGCTCAGCTACGTCGTCAACACCAAGGCCAACCACGGCCAGACCCAGAAGGCCGAGCGGGAGATCCGCGCGGCCGGCGGCACCGTCGTCGCCTCGTACGAGCGGATAGGGGTGGTGATCGCGCACTCCGCGGACCCCGGCTTCGCCGCCACGCTGCGCGCCTCCAAGGCGATCGACTCGGTCGGCGCCAGCCGCACCGCGGGCATCCTGGCCGCCGACGTGGAGGACACCGTCCAGGAGGCCGCCGTCCCGGCCGCCGTGCCCGCCGACGGCAGCGAGCCGCTCTGGGCCAACCAGTGGGACATGCGGCAGATCGGCGTCGACCGGGCGCACCGGACCACGCTCGGCAGCCGCTCGGTGGTGGTCGGCGTGCTCGACGCCGGCGTCGACGCCACCCACGAGGACCTCGCCGCCAACGTCGACCCCGCGCTCTCCGCGTCCTGCCTCGGCGGCAGCCCGGACACCAGCTGGCAGTCCTGGCAGCCCACCAGCAGCGACCACGGCACCCACGTGGCCGGCACCATCGCCGCCGCCAAGAACGGCAAGGGCATCGAGGGCATCGCGCCCGGCGTCCGGCTGGCCGCCGTCAAGGTGGTCGACGACGGCGGGTTCATCTACCCCGAGTACGCGATCTGCGGCTTCGTCTGGGCCGCCGAGCACCACTTCCAGGTCACCAACAACAGCTACTACGTCGACCCGTGGATGTTCAACTGCGCCGACGACCCCGACCAGGCCGCGATCAGCGAGGCCGTCCGCCGGGCCGTCGACTACTCGCGCCGCAACGGCGTGCTGAACGTCGCCGCGGCTGGCAACGAGAACATCGACCTGGCGCACAAGACCGTCGACGTCTCCAGCCCGGACGACACCACCCCGGTCGAGCGGCCGATCAACGAGAACTGCCTCGACCTGCCCGCCGAGCTGCCCGGCGTGGTCGCGGTCTCCTCGGTCGGCTTCAAGGGCGACAAGTCGTACTACTCCAGCTACGGCCTGAACAAGGTCGCGGTGGCCGCGCCCGGCGGCGACGCCCGCTACCAGCTGCCCGACACCCCCGACCGCAACGGGCGGGTCCTGTCCACCGTCCGCGGCAACAAGTACGCCTACATGCAAGGCACTTCGATGGCCGCCCCGCACGCGGCCGGCGTCGCCGCGCTGCTCGCCTCCACCCACCCGTGGGCCGGTCCTGACCAGCTGCGCGCCCTGCTGCTGAAGCAGGCCGACGCGCACGCCTGCCCGACCGGCGTCTACAACCCGGGCGGCACCGGCGCGTTCACCGCCACCTGCGAGGGCCCCGACGCGAACAACGGCTTCTACGGGACGGGCGTGGTCTCCGCCGCGAAGGCGGCCGACTGGTGGCGCAACTGA
- a CDS encoding HipA family kinase, whose translation MLDEVKALRYVDPLRAGGSVPGVVETDDLGTYVVKFTGAAQGVKALVAEVVVGELARRLGLRVPPLVLVDFDPAVAADEPDQEIQDLLRASAGRNLGMDLLPGARDFRPGLIEVSPAEAGRVVWLDALTGNVDRSVHNPNLMVWHGRLWLIDNGAGLVFHHRWASAAASVHKRYDLSGHALGGYGPDLAAADAALAPLVTPELLREVTALVPDAWLADEPGFDSPAAVREAYVAHLAARVAHSAAWLPEGFATPAQIRAAEERAAAARLAARPAWLKQVPNRAGLAPVEPDWSRHVGGE comes from the coding sequence ATGCTGGATGAAGTGAAGGCGCTGCGCTACGTCGACCCGCTGCGGGCGGGCGGGTCGGTGCCCGGGGTGGTCGAGACCGACGACCTGGGGACGTACGTGGTGAAGTTCACCGGGGCCGCGCAGGGCGTGAAGGCGCTGGTGGCCGAGGTGGTCGTCGGCGAACTGGCCCGGCGGCTGGGGCTGCGGGTGCCGCCGCTGGTGCTGGTCGACTTCGACCCGGCGGTCGCCGCGGACGAGCCCGACCAGGAGATCCAGGACCTGCTGCGGGCCAGCGCCGGACGCAACCTCGGCATGGACCTGCTGCCCGGCGCGCGGGACTTCCGGCCCGGCCTGATCGAGGTCTCCCCCGCCGAGGCGGGCCGGGTGGTCTGGCTGGACGCGCTGACCGGCAACGTCGACCGCAGCGTGCACAACCCCAACCTGATGGTCTGGCACGGGCGGCTGTGGCTGATCGACAACGGCGCGGGCCTGGTCTTCCACCACCGCTGGGCGTCCGCCGCCGCCTCGGTGCACAAGCGCTACGACCTGAGCGGCCACGCGCTCGGCGGCTACGGCCCCGACCTGGCCGCCGCCGACGCCGCGCTCGCCCCGCTGGTGACGCCGGAGCTGCTGCGCGAGGTCACCGCGCTGGTGCCGGACGCCTGGCTGGCCGACGAGCCGGGGTTCGACTCGCCGGCCGCGGTGCGGGAGGCGTACGTGGCGCACCTGGCCGCCCGGGTGGCGCACTCGGCGGCCTGGCTGCCGGAGGGCTTCGCGACGCCCGCGCAGATCCGGGCCGCCGAGGAGCGGGCCGCCGCCGCGCGGCTGGCGGCCCGTCCGGCCTGGCTGAAGCAGGTGCCGAACCGGGCCGGCCTGGCCCCGGTGGAGCCGGACTGGTCGCGGCACGTCGGCGGCGAGTGA
- a CDS encoding SRPBCC family protein, producing MGKVHATTERTYGAAPAEVYEALADYAVTRPKLLPAQYSEYEVRAGGQGAGTQVHWKLQATEKRVRDCLFTVSAPSPEKLVETDANSSMVITWTVSAVGESGSRVTVEASWTGAGGIGGFFERTFAPKGLNRIHDQVLANLAAELG from the coding sequence ATGGGCAAGGTGCACGCCACCACCGAGCGGACGTACGGGGCGGCTCCGGCCGAGGTGTACGAGGCGCTGGCCGACTACGCGGTGACCCGGCCGAAGCTGCTGCCCGCGCAGTACAGCGAGTACGAGGTCCGGGCGGGCGGCCAGGGCGCCGGGACGCAGGTGCACTGGAAGCTGCAGGCCACCGAGAAGCGGGTCCGGGACTGCCTGTTCACGGTGTCGGCGCCCAGCCCGGAGAAGCTGGTGGAGACCGACGCCAACTCCTCGATGGTGATCACCTGGACGGTGTCGGCGGTCGGCGAGAGCGGCAGCCGGGTCACCGTCGAGGCGAGCTGGACGGGCGCCGGCGGCATCGGCGGCTTCTTCGAGCGGACCTTCGCGCCGAAGGGCCTGAACCGGATCCACGACCAGGTGCTGGCCAACCTGGCGGCCGAACTCGGCTGA
- a CDS encoding glycosyltransferase — translation MTILHVSQPVDGGVARVVVDLVRGQRAAGCRVLVACPSGGRLAREAAAAGARVLDWSAGRSPGTSTAGEVWRLRRIIRQAEPDVLHLHSAKAGLAGRLAARGTPATVFQPHAWSFAAVEGALAEASLRWERHATRWARTVLCVSERERADGAAAGLVADWRVVPNGVDLEHFAPADPASRRAARMTLGLDQGDPLAVCVGRLCRQKGQDVLLDAWTRVQLARPAARLVLVGGGPDAEALAEQVRGLPDPSRVRMVGDVADPRLWLAAADLAVLPSRWEGMALAPLEAMACGRPVLLTDVPGARECLPPADRERAVVPPENSGAMAERLVELLGDRIECERRGAAARAYMADHHDIRGVIQQVAALYRMIVRSGAVPVGRTDRVPQGF, via the coding sequence ATGACGATCCTTCATGTGTCCCAGCCGGTCGACGGCGGGGTGGCCCGGGTGGTGGTGGACCTGGTGCGCGGGCAGCGCGCGGCCGGGTGCCGGGTGCTGGTGGCGTGCCCGTCCGGCGGCCGGCTCGCCCGGGAGGCCGCCGCGGCCGGCGCCCGGGTGCTGGACTGGTCCGCCGGGCGCTCGCCCGGCACCAGCACGGCCGGGGAGGTCTGGCGGCTGCGCCGGATCATCCGCCAGGCCGAGCCGGACGTGCTGCACCTGCACAGTGCGAAGGCCGGGCTGGCCGGGCGGCTGGCGGCCCGCGGCACCCCGGCGACGGTGTTCCAGCCGCACGCCTGGTCGTTCGCCGCCGTGGAGGGCGCGCTGGCCGAGGCCAGCCTGCGCTGGGAGCGGCACGCCACCCGCTGGGCCCGCACCGTGCTGTGCGTCAGCGAGCGGGAGCGGGCGGACGGCGCGGCGGCCGGGCTGGTCGCGGACTGGCGGGTGGTGCCCAACGGCGTCGACCTGGAGCACTTCGCGCCCGCCGACCCGGCCTCCCGGCGCGCCGCCCGGATGACCCTGGGCCTGGACCAGGGCGACCCGCTGGCGGTCTGCGTGGGGCGGCTGTGCCGGCAGAAGGGCCAGGACGTGCTGCTGGACGCCTGGACGCGGGTGCAGCTGGCCCGCCCGGCGGCCCGGCTGGTGCTGGTCGGCGGCGGCCCGGACGCGGAGGCGCTGGCCGAGCAGGTGCGCGGCCTGCCCGACCCGTCCCGGGTGCGGATGGTCGGCGACGTGGCCGACCCGCGGCTGTGGCTGGCGGCGGCCGACCTGGCGGTGCTGCCCTCGCGCTGGGAGGGGATGGCGCTGGCGCCGCTGGAGGCGATGGCCTGCGGCCGGCCGGTGCTGCTGACCGACGTGCCGGGCGCCCGGGAGTGCCTGCCGCCGGCCGACCGGGAGCGTGCGGTGGTGCCGCCGGAGAATTCCGGTGCGATGGCCGAACGGTTGGTCGAATTGCTGGGCGACCGGATCGAATGCGAACGCCGCGGTGCGGCGGCCCGCGCATACATGGCAGATCATCACGATATTCGCGGAGTGATTCAGCAGGTGGCGGCGCTCTACCGGATGATTGTTCGGAGCGGGGCGGTGCCGGTGGGCCGTACGGACCGTGTCCCGCAGGGATTCTGA
- a CDS encoding sugar transferase: MTIDHESVPRPGRTLTGPGPGPGRSGSGPGNRPGGDVLDRPRIRQKGRPRQRAAAPRPSAAVGRHRGRLHSRVALPLALAAADVLAVGLAAAATTPAGTRPITTAALLLPALLPLNLAGGLYRGRLSLSALDELPALAARAAVATAFAITADACLAGRWADLGPVSPLRLLALLVLVLPLAALGRAFVHHLTRKARRRRPSPVLILGAGELGQQIAAVLTARPEYGLRPVGYLDPDPVLLPAGGPLPVLGGREVLGRVLRRYRIHHVLATAGAADEAETLAALRQAARLGCQVWLVPGLREFDSVRGAGDHLWGFPCLRLGAPAMRRGGWIAKRGFDIAAAGLGLLLISPVLAACALAVRWDTGPGVLFRQQRTGLDGKVFTVLKFRTLRPSNEHESATRWNIAQDHRMGAIGKFLRRTSLDELPQLWNVLTGDMSLVGPRPERPYFVMRFGQAYPEYADRHRVPVGLTGLAQVNGLRGDTSIEDRARFDNRYIEGWSLWGDVKVLLRTAALVVRPDGS; encoded by the coding sequence ATGACCATTGACCACGAGAGCGTCCCGCGACCGGGCAGAACGCTGACCGGCCCCGGGCCGGGCCCCGGCCGCTCCGGCAGCGGGCCCGGCAACCGCCCCGGCGGTGACGTGCTCGACCGGCCGAGGATCCGGCAGAAGGGCCGGCCCCGGCAGCGCGCCGCCGCGCCCCGGCCGTCCGCCGCCGTCGGCCGGCACCGCGGCCGGCTGCACTCCCGGGTCGCCCTGCCGCTCGCGCTGGCCGCCGCCGACGTCCTGGCGGTCGGCCTGGCCGCCGCCGCCACCACCCCCGCCGGCACCCGCCCGATCACCACCGCCGCGCTGCTGCTGCCCGCGCTGCTCCCGCTCAACCTGGCCGGCGGCCTCTACCGCGGCCGGCTCAGCCTCTCCGCGCTCGACGAACTCCCCGCGCTGGCCGCCCGGGCCGCCGTCGCCACCGCCTTCGCGATCACCGCGGACGCCTGCCTGGCCGGCCGCTGGGCCGACCTCGGCCCGGTCAGCCCGCTGCGGCTGCTCGCCCTGCTGGTACTGGTGCTCCCGCTGGCCGCGCTCGGCCGGGCCTTCGTCCACCACCTGACCCGCAAGGCCCGCCGCCGCCGCCCCAGCCCGGTCCTGATCCTCGGCGCGGGCGAACTCGGCCAGCAGATCGCCGCGGTGCTCACCGCCCGCCCCGAGTACGGCCTGCGCCCGGTCGGCTACCTCGACCCCGACCCGGTGCTGCTGCCCGCCGGCGGCCCGCTGCCGGTGCTCGGCGGCCGCGAGGTGCTCGGCCGGGTGCTGCGCCGCTACCGGATCCACCACGTGCTGGCCACCGCGGGCGCCGCCGACGAGGCCGAGACGCTGGCCGCGCTGCGGCAGGCCGCCCGGCTCGGCTGCCAGGTCTGGCTGGTGCCCGGCCTGCGCGAGTTCGACTCGGTCCGCGGCGCGGGCGACCACCTCTGGGGGTTCCCCTGTCTGCGGCTGGGCGCCCCCGCGATGCGGCGCGGCGGCTGGATCGCCAAGCGCGGCTTCGACATCGCCGCGGCCGGCCTCGGCCTGCTGCTGATCTCCCCGGTGCTGGCCGCCTGCGCCCTCGCGGTGCGCTGGGACACCGGCCCCGGCGTGCTCTTCCGCCAGCAGCGCACCGGCCTGGACGGCAAGGTCTTCACCGTCCTGAAGTTCCGCACCCTGCGCCCCTCCAACGAGCACGAGTCGGCCACCCGCTGGAACATCGCGCAGGACCACCGGATGGGCGCCATCGGCAAGTTCCTCCGCCGCACCTCGCTGGACGAGCTGCCCCAGCTGTGGAACGTGCTGACCGGCGACATGAGCCTGGTCGGCCCGCGGCCCGAACGCCCGTACTTCGTCATGCGGTTCGGCCAGGCGTACCCCGAGTACGCCGACCGGCACCGCGTCCCGGTCGGCCTGACCGGCCTGGCCCAGGTCAACGGCCTGCGCGGGGACACCTCGATCGAGGACCGGGCGCGCTTCGACAACCGCTACATCGAGGGCTGGAGCCTGTGGGGGGACGTCAAGGTCCTGCTCCGCACCGCCGCCCTGGTGGTCCGCCCGGACGGGAGCTGA
- a CDS encoding O-antigen ligase family protein, giving the protein MAIALQLPYPAKRLAAIVPARPSWLAAATVLLVCVPTGEKDVTASVHVTPADLASLALVGLTALDLLRGRLPRLDPAACALFGGVVLAAAVATAHSIDPASSVTGFVRLVQIFVLVPAAVLLAVRDTLDRRLVLGSFVLAALIEGAVGADQYLTRTGASYTGQPIRAVGTFGALDIMAMSTVVSYGLLAALGLALAERRPGGSAALRRTMWAAAAFLAFPLAVSFSRGSWIATAVAASVLLLRADARLAVKGVLVGAAAAVVLVGGLGLGASGVTERLSSIGSVSAAPDQSVSDRYDLWATAGRIWQDHPVTGAGPKAFQQLRDSHAPLRLSSGSDAADPTIGFQREPLLSPHNMYFLVLSEQGLLGVVAYLALFLALLLGCLRRATGPGLAALALLCWVLWDFLYADIGGTTTVLTSVVLGLAARTAFPGPEPREANGA; this is encoded by the coding sequence ATGGCCATCGCCCTCCAACTCCCGTACCCCGCGAAGCGGTTGGCCGCGATAGTCCCGGCCAGGCCGAGCTGGCTGGCGGCCGCGACGGTCCTTCTGGTGTGCGTGCCCACGGGGGAGAAGGACGTCACCGCGTCCGTGCACGTCACCCCCGCCGACCTCGCCTCGCTGGCCCTGGTCGGGCTGACCGCCCTCGACCTGCTGCGCGGCCGGCTGCCCCGGCTCGACCCCGCCGCCTGCGCGCTGTTCGGCGGCGTGGTGCTGGCCGCCGCCGTCGCCACCGCGCACTCCATCGACCCGGCGAGCAGCGTCACCGGCTTCGTCCGGCTGGTGCAGATCTTCGTGCTCGTCCCCGCCGCCGTGCTGCTCGCCGTCCGCGACACCCTCGACCGGCGGCTGGTGCTCGGCTCGTTCGTCCTCGCCGCCCTGATCGAGGGCGCGGTCGGCGCCGACCAGTACCTCACCCGCACCGGCGCCTCCTACACCGGCCAGCCGATCCGGGCCGTCGGCACCTTCGGCGCCCTCGACATCATGGCGATGTCCACCGTCGTCTCCTACGGCCTGCTCGCCGCCCTCGGCCTGGCCCTCGCCGAACGCCGCCCCGGCGGCAGCGCCGCACTGCGCCGGACGATGTGGGCCGCCGCCGCGTTCCTCGCCTTCCCGCTCGCCGTCTCCTTCAGCCGGGGCAGCTGGATCGCCACCGCCGTCGCCGCGAGCGTGCTGCTGCTGCGCGCCGACGCCCGGCTCGCCGTCAAGGGCGTGCTGGTCGGCGCGGCCGCCGCCGTGGTGCTGGTCGGCGGCCTCGGCCTCGGCGCCTCCGGCGTCACCGAGCGGCTCAGCTCGATCGGCTCGGTCTCCGCCGCCCCCGACCAGTCCGTCTCCGACCGCTACGACCTGTGGGCCACCGCCGGCCGGATCTGGCAGGACCACCCGGTCACCGGCGCCGGGCCGAAGGCGTTCCAGCAACTGCGCGACAGCCACGCCCCGCTGCGGCTCTCCTCCGGCAGCGACGCCGCCGACCCCACCATCGGCTTCCAGCGCGAACCGCTGCTCTCCCCGCACAACATGTACTTCCTGGTGCTCAGCGAACAGGGCCTGCTCGGCGTCGTCGCCTACCTGGCGCTGTTCCTCGCCCTGCTGCTCGGCTGCCTGCGCCGCGCCACCGGCCCCGGCCTGGCCGCGCTCGCCCTGCTCTGCTGGGTGCTCTGGGACTTCCTCTACGCCGACATCGGCGGCACCACCACCGTGCTGACCTCGGTGGTGCTCGGCCTGGCCGCCCGCACCGCCTTCCCCGGCCCCGAACCCCGTGAGGCGAACGGCGCATGA